Proteins co-encoded in one Patescibacteria group bacterium genomic window:
- the glgP gene encoding alpha-glucan family phosphorylase yields MKKETKKVAYFSMEFAFDDSLKNYAGGLGVLAADMMLSAADLEYNMVGISLIYHLDDNPQKAFSPNKMMKKLKETVRIEIEDREVEIVIWQMDIKGRSGHIVPVYFLSTYSENNESWDRDITKNLYPSDGYIRLCQELILGVGGTRVLKKLGIDVSCFHLNEGHAAMSALENLKEHNHDLETVKKMTTFTTHTPISAGHDYFDYDLVYRTIGKHLPINIKELSLDDRLGMTELALNCSKKVNSVSLVHEEVCEEMFPEYDFENVTNGIYHPRWIGKHMAYLFDNNIKGWRHDPERLKSVISNISDLKLLAARKKEKIDLIKWLNSNKMFSVLKDVEDDDLLSSKVLTIGFARRMVPYKRADLIFRNIERLRNIGYKKIQLVFSGNKYDGDHYSNDLVNRITEYAYQLRGQIKIVFIPTYNLEIAKKLVAGCDIWLNTPIPRYEASGTSGMKAALNGVLNLSVTDGWWSEAYRTDVKSGWGFGEFLEAPNRDDSDFEQLMRNIEDAIDCFYNRKEEWVVKVKHSIALVSFFNTHRANREYMSKIWKG; encoded by the coding sequence ATGAAAAAAGAAACAAAAAAAGTCGCTTATTTCTCAATGGAATTTGCTTTTGACGATAGTTTAAAAAACTATGCAGGCGGGCTTGGAGTCCTTGCAGCAGACATGATGCTGTCAGCCGCTGATCTTGAGTACAATATGGTTGGCATTTCCCTTATATATCATCTTGACGATAATCCTCAAAAGGCATTCTCGCCAAACAAGATGATGAAAAAGCTGAAAGAGACTGTAAGGATAGAGATTGAGGACAGAGAGGTGGAAATTGTTATTTGGCAAATGGACATAAAGGGGAGATCTGGTCACATTGTTCCGGTTTATTTTTTGAGTACATACTCTGAAAACAATGAATCTTGGGATAGAGACATTACAAAAAATCTTTACCCGTCTGATGGCTATATAAGACTTTGCCAAGAATTGATACTTGGAGTTGGTGGAACAAGAGTTTTAAAAAAACTTGGGATAGATGTTTCTTGTTTTCATTTAAATGAAGGTCATGCTGCGATGAGTGCTTTAGAAAATCTAAAAGAACACAACCATGACTTGGAAACGGTAAAAAAGATGACTACTTTCACAACCCATACTCCAATTTCTGCTGGACATGATTATTTTGATTATGATCTTGTTTATAGAACCATTGGAAAACATTTACCAATAAATATTAAAGAACTTTCATTGGATGATAGACTTGGTATGACTGAATTGGCTTTAAATTGTAGCAAAAAAGTGAATTCGGTGTCATTGGTTCATGAAGAAGTGTGTGAAGAAATGTTTCCTGAATATGACTTTGAAAATGTTACAAATGGTATTTATCATCCTCGTTGGATTGGTAAACACATGGCATATTTATTTGATAATAATATTAAGGGATGGAGACATGATCCTGAAAGATTAAAATCTGTTATTTCCAATATTTCCGATTTGAAATTGCTCGCTGCCAGAAAGAAAGAAAAAATTGATTTGATAAAATGGCTTAATTCAAATAAAATGTTTTCCGTTCTTAAGGATGTTGAAGATGATGACTTGCTGTCTTCAAAAGTTTTAACTATTGGATTTGCCAGGAGAATGGTTCCGTATAAAAGAGCAGACCTTATTTTTAGAAATATTGAAAGATTAAGAAACATTGGTTATAAAAAAATTCAACTCGTTTTTTCTGGAAATAAATACGATGGAGATCATTATAGTAATGACCTCGTAAATAGAATAACCGAATACGCCTATCAACTTAGGGGTCAAATAAAAATTGTATTTATCCCTACTTATAATTTGGAAATAGCCAAGAAGTTAGTGGCAGGTTGTGATATATGGCTGAATACTCCAATTCCAAGATACGAAGCTAGTGGAACGAGTGGAATGAAAGCGGCTCTAAACGGGGTCTTAAATTTGTCAGTTACAGATGGTTGGTGGTCTGAAGCATATCGAACCGATGTTAAAAGTGGTTGGGGATTTGGCGAGTTTTTAGAAGCTCCAAACAGGGATGATTCAGACTTTGAACAGCTAATGAGAAATATAGAAGATGCTATTGATTGCTTCTACAATAGGAAAGAAGAGTGGGTCGTAAAGGTAAAACATTCAATTGCCCTTGTCTCATTTTTTAATACCCATAGAGCGAATAGAGAGTATATGAGTAAGATTTGGAAGGGGTAA
- a CDS encoding GIY-YIG nuclease family protein, which yields MYIVYILKSENFNRYYIGHTADLNERLKKHNNGRVKSTKAYKPWLVIYTEEYDTKQDAYRREMKIKSYNSGEGFKVLLSNVNNK from the coding sequence ATGTATATCGTTTATATCTTGAAAAGTGAAAATTTTAATAGATATTATATTGGACACACAGCTGATTTAAATGAAAGACTTAAAAAACATAATAACGGTCGTGTAAAATCAACAAAAGCCTATAAACCATGGTTAGTGATTTATACCGAAGAATACGATACGAAACAAGATGCATACAGAAGAGAGATGAAGATCAAGTCATATAATAGCGGTGAAGGGTTTAAAGTATTATTAAGTAATGTTAATAACAAATAG
- a CDS encoding metalloregulator ArsR/SmtB family transcription factor, producing MVDKCCLDGSKKQKELLSLKKDFDILNDVNRLRILCLVKKHDEICVCDINESLGLSQNLVSYHLGKLKDAGFVESNKQGSRVLYRQGVKKAKEFEKIIINLLNN from the coding sequence ATGGTGGATAAGTGTTGCCTTGATGGCAGTAAAAAACAAAAAGAATTGCTTAGTCTTAAAAAGGACTTTGATATACTAAACGATGTTAATCGACTTCGTATTTTGTGCTTGGTTAAAAAACATGACGAGATTTGCGTGTGTGATATTAATGAGTCTTTAGGTCTGTCTCAAAATTTGGTCTCATATCATTTGGGGAAGTTAAAGGACGCCGGTTTTGTCGAGTCAAATAAACAAGGTTCAAGGGTGCTGTATCGTCAAGGAGTTAAAAAGGCAAAAGAATTTGAGAAAATTATAATCAATTTATTAAATAATTAA
- a CDS encoding MTH895/ArsE family thioredoxin-like protein — protein MKIQVLGSGCPACKQLFEITKKMAKELNIDTEVEYITDVSRMIEMGVMTSPVLAIDGKPVLIGGNKREEEIKEAISGTINNIGNKNGCENCSCGGDC, from the coding sequence ATGAAAATACAAGTTTTAGGTTCTGGTTGTCCTGCTTGCAAACAGTTGTTTGAAATTACTAAAAAGATGGCAAAAGAATTAAACATTGATACGGAGGTCGAATATATAACTGACGTAAGTAGGATGATTGAGATGGGAGTAATGACTAGTCCGGTCCTTGCTATTGACGGCAAACCAGTGTTGATCGGAGGCAATAAAAGAGAGGAGGAAATTAAAGAGGCTATCAGTGGGACAATAAATAATATTGGAAATAAAAACGGATGTGAGAATTGTTCCTGTGGAGGGGATTGTTAG